One genomic window of Quercus lobata isolate SW786 chromosome 9, ValleyOak3.0 Primary Assembly, whole genome shotgun sequence includes the following:
- the LOC115961683 gene encoding uncharacterized protein LOC115961683, whose translation MALFLSSSTPNPSQGSKPLNPYARSFQPWQKSLLTTMGLSVPHEIYYQQAQPFQPWPVMSGSSYYGHPSEPRAYLPCEAVFYDAESQPQVVVEKLKSVEVHQSLSFGKRVDRRTKGRVVGPRLVSQRKSVWMPKKAGGDGVLTSPSTVHGKALKRSGRVVPFPTTVDEVQRSGTTTVMIKNIPNQFTREILLSILDKHCRDENQKADSLSYKSAFDFVYLPMDFMKCWNEGKTANLGYAFVNFTNAVAAFRFFNSFHKQVWEVAKNKKTCEVTVADIQGKEALSESFKTSRFWCKRNSFLPVVLEPPRDGSNNCKFMTLPGFLLHRLTSWEARHLGPRIARANSLELVWDGSGDMVFQGRAVHIQVKAPIVEVPIAPNPAEGMVQRRTMGLECWFPGA comes from the exons ATGGCTCTTTTCTTGTCATCATCAACTCCAAACCCTAGCCAAGGGTCCAAGCCCTTGAACCCATATGCCAGGTCCTTCCAACCTTGGCAGAAATCTCTCCTCACCACTATGGGACTCTCGGTTCCTCACGAAATCTACTACCAACAAGCTCAACCGTTTCAGCCGTGGCCAGTTATGTCTGGTTCTTCTTATTATGGGCATCCCAGTGAGCCCAGGGCTTATCTGCCTTGTGAAGCAGTATTCTACGATGCTGAATCACAGCCTCAAGTGGTGGTGGAGAAGCTGAAGAGTGTGGAGGTGCATCAGAGTTTGAGTTTTGGAAAAAGGGTTGATAGGAGAACCAAGGGACGAGTCGTGGGACCCAGATTGGTTTCACAAAGAAAGTCTGTATGGATGCCGAAGAAGGCTGGTGGTGATGGTGTTCTTACTTCTCCTTCAACTGTTCATGGCAAGGCGTTGAAGAGGAGTGGTCGTGTGGTTCCTTTTCCAACTACTGTTGATGAAGTCCAGCGCTCTGGAACCACAACAGTTATGATCAAGAACATTCCTAACCAGTTCAC GAGGGAGATCCTGCTGTCAATACTGGACAAGCATTGTCGGGATGAGAACCAAAAAGCAGACTCACTGTCATACAAGTCTGCCTTCGATTTTGTCTACTTGCCCATGGACTTCAT GAAATGTTGGAATGAAGGCAAAACAGCTAATCTGGGATACGCGTTTGTGAACTTTACAAATGCTGTGGCTGCATTTAGGTTCTTCAACTCTTTCCATAAACAAGTATGGGAAGTTgctaaaaacaagaaaacttGTGAAGTCACTGTGGCTGATATTCAG GGGAAAGAGGCTTTAAGTGAGAGTTTCAAAACCAGTAGGTTCTGGTGTAAGCGCAATTCGTTCCTGCCCGTGGTTTTAGAACCTCCAAGGGACGGTTCCAACAACTGCAAGTTCATGACG CTTCCCGGATTCCTTTTGCACAGACTCACAAGTTGGGAGGCAAGACACCTAGGGCCTAGGATAGCCCGTGCTAATTCCCTTGAACTAGTTTGGGACGGATCTGGTGACATGGTGTTCCAAGGCCGTGCTGTTCACATTCAGGTAAAAGCCCCCATCGTCGAAGTGCCAATAGCCCCCAATCCAGCTGAAGGAATGGTTCAGAGGCGTACCATGGGTTTGGAGTGCTGGTTCCCGGGAGCATAA